Genomic window (Prosthecochloris aestuarii DSM 271):
CCCGCGAACCGGGCGCAAAAGAGGTTTTGACCCACGGCTTGACGCGAAGACCTTTCTCTCGGGCCCGACGGGCAAGAAGAGCTGCCGCGACAAGCACGAATGGATTGCTGGTGTTGGTGCACGAGGTGATCGCGGCGATCACCACCGACCCGTGATCAAGAGTCAATTCCCTGCCATCCATGATGAACCCAATCCCCTGATCTCCGTTCCGGGGAGAGTCAGAAAGATCATGGTCGGCAGTGTGCGGCTTTTTGTACACCTCCGCGAGATCCTGCCTCCACTGACCGGCCATACAGGAGAGTGAAATGCGGTCCTGGGGACGTTTCGGGCCTGCAAGCGAAGGCTCAACAGAACCAAGGTCCAGATCGATCACTCTGGAACAGATCGGCTCGTCTCCCTCCTCGTGCCAGAGCCCCTGGGCTTTTGCGTACTGTTCGATCCGTTCATTTGAGGCCCCCCGATCAGTCATAGCAAGATAGTCCAGACTTATGCGGTCAATCGGAAAATAGCCAACCGTCGCTCCATACTCGGGCGACATATTACTTATTGCTGCCCTGTCGGGAAGGGTAAGCGACGAAAGACCCGGCCCGAAAAACTCGACAAAAGCTCCAACAACCCCCTCTTTTCTCAATACCTGGGTAACGGTCAGAACAAGATCGGTAGCCGTCACATGCCGGGCAAGACGACCCGTAAACCTCACGCCCACAACCTCGGGAAGAAGCATGTAGACCGGCTGGCCCAGCATAACCGCCTCCGCTTCTATCCCGCCGACACCCCATCCCAGAACCCCCAGGGCGTTGATCATAGGCGTATGACTGTCGGTTCCGACAAGAGAATCGGGCCACAGAACACCCCCCTCCTCATGCACCACTGGAGAAAAATGCTCCAGATTGACCTGATGAACGATCCCTGTGCCCGGAGGAACCACATTGAAATTGCTAAATGCCTGCTGACCCCATTTCAGAAAACCGTACCGTTCGCCATTGCGTTCAAACTCCCGCTCCAGATTCTTCTGCAGGGCATCGGATGTCCCGAACGCGTCAACCTGCAAAGAGTGATCGACCACCAGGTCACAGGGAACGAGAGGATTGATGCGTGACGGGTCAGCACCGAGGTCAATGCAGGCATCGCGCAGAGCTGCAAGATCGACAATTGAAGGCACGCCGGTAAAGTCCTGCAACACTACCCTCGACGGATTGAAAGGAATCTCTATGCTCCCGGGATTATCAGCCCTCCATCCGGCAACAGCACGAACATCCTCCTCTCGGACAAGACCATTACCGCAATGACGAAGAACTGACTCAAGCAGGATTTTGATGCTGGAAGGAAGAGCGGAAACCTTTCCGAAACCCTTCTCTTCGAGGGCCTGCAAGCTGTAGAAACGAAACCGTTGCCCATCGACAGCGAGCTCTTTCAATGCGCCAAGAGGATCGTGATGATGCATAGCGTGTAGAGTTCCTGATTATCAAAAAGAGTTATCCATGCTTGACCGGACTGGCGGGAAATGGAGGCCACCCCATCTTTTGTCCGCCAATCAGATGCCCGTGAATGTGAAAGACACTCTGTAGCGAATCCGGCCCGGTGTTGAAAACCAGGCGATAGCCTGATTCAGCAATACCGACCTTTTCGGCAACCTTTCGGGCTGCAAGCATGATGTGACCGGCAATGGTCATATCCTCCTCAGCAAGGTGGCTGAGCGATGCGATATGCTTTTTCGGAATAATGAGTATGTGATGATCGGCAACAGGCTCAATATCGCGAAACGCGATCACATGCTCATCGCTGTAGATGATATCGGCAGGAATCTCTCCTCCGACAATCCTGCAAAAAAGACACTCTGGAATAGTGAAAGACATACTCAACAATGGTTTGGAATTGATTCCTGCGAGACCTGCCGCATGAAAAGAGGCGACAGTGTTCATCCTTAACAATGTACACAGAGTCCCCCAAATAATAAACCGCCCCGCCCCCTCCTCCGCGAAAGACGCTCTCTACCGCTCAATGAATACAGCTGCCCGATAATGACACAGTTGGCCCATAAGCGCCCGTAACGAACCATTCCGCATAGCATTCAGAGGCATCTCCACAGGCATTCGACAAGCATGGCAGAATAAACCTATCCCGCTTTAATAAAAAGACTTACAGTCCACTCGCTCTCCTTCTGAAGCTTCTGGCACAGGAGTTGGAACACTCTTAGTAGAAACGCAATCGAAACCAGAAGGGAGAGACATCATGAAACGCACAATCCTCAATAACCTGATCGCAGCAGCAGCAATCATCTCGACACTCTTCATCGCCAACGTCGAAGCAACTGCCGCAGACTTCTCTCCCGCAGCAAGCCTTAAAGAAGCAGAACTGGTCGCAAAGGAAACCTACAACTTCATCGCCTACAAGAGCCCGAGAAACTACGGCAAGAAAATCGCTAAGGAAAACAGACTTGACCGCCTCAATCAGATCAACAAAGAGGTCAGCCGTCTTGAAGCAACTTATGCAATAGAACTTCCCCGCGTCAACATTCTTCACATGACCGATACCAACAGAGGCTTCTACAACTATACAAGAGACGAGATTGTTTTCTCTACCAACAAACTTGAGCACACACTCCGTCACGAGTTCGCACATGTTATCGACCGCCGCTACAATATCACCAACGGTGAATGGAGAAACCTGGTCCAGCAGATGAAGGAAAAAGGTTTCAGCCCGAGCAACTATGCAAACACCAACCTTGAAGAGTACTGGGCAGAAGCATTCGCATACTTCACCGCTCCCGGATACGGCACAACAGTCAAGAGATTCCCTGCAGAACTCGAAAGCTTCATCCACAACGTTATCGTTCAGCTTCAGAGCCCGGCAATGGTCGCATCGAACTAAACGCTGAATATATAAAATGCAGAAAGCCTCCCGATCAGGGAGGCTTTCTGCATTCAGAGATATGCTACCGCTCTCACAGGAGCGGCTTCTGCCGATTCGATGGGTAAAGGCAAACAG
Coding sequences:
- the acnA gene encoding aconitate hydratase AcnA, which translates into the protein MHHHDPLGALKELAVDGQRFRFYSLQALEEKGFGKVSALPSSIKILLESVLRHCGNGLVREEDVRAVAGWRADNPGSIEIPFNPSRVVLQDFTGVPSIVDLAALRDACIDLGADPSRINPLVPCDLVVDHSLQVDAFGTSDALQKNLEREFERNGERYGFLKWGQQAFSNFNVVPPGTGIVHQVNLEHFSPVVHEEGGVLWPDSLVGTDSHTPMINALGVLGWGVGGIEAEAVMLGQPVYMLLPEVVGVRFTGRLARHVTATDLVLTVTQVLRKEGVVGAFVEFFGPGLSSLTLPDRAAISNMSPEYGATVGYFPIDRISLDYLAMTDRGASNERIEQYAKAQGLWHEEGDEPICSRVIDLDLGSVEPSLAGPKRPQDRISLSCMAGQWRQDLAEVYKKPHTADHDLSDSPRNGDQGIGFIMDGRELTLDHGSVVIAAITSCTNTSNPFVLVAAALLARRAREKGLRVKPWVKTSFAPGSRVVIDYLEAAGLMEDLEALGFANVGFGCTTCIGNSGPLPEPVADAIRQGDLVVAGVLSGNRNFEGRINPLVKANYLASPLLVVAYAIAGTIERDLVGEPLGVDNEGKDIFLRDIWPADEDVRSIVRSEVKAGYFADRYAKVHDGTPEWRAINAGAGSIYTWDLSSTYIRRPPFFEGLKLEAEPPAAIRDARCLALFGDSVTTDHISPAGAILPTQPAGEYLLSRGVNVSDFNSFGSRRGNHEVMIRGTFDNIRIRNLLAPGTEGGWTRLFLRGAAADAPVVTIYDASKRYREEGVPLIVIAGSDYGMGSSRDWAAKGTSLLGVRAVIAESFERIHRSNLVGMGVLPLQFMEGESAASLGLCGEECYEIVSREPPCPREEISVIARHPDTGNETVFSVICRIDSPVEVDYYRHGGILPMVVRSIALS
- a CDS encoding histidine triad nucleotide-binding protein; the encoded protein is MSFTIPECLFCRIVGGEIPADIIYSDEHVIAFRDIEPVADHHILIIPKKHIASLSHLAEEDMTIAGHIMLAARKVAEKVGIAESGYRLVFNTGPDSLQSVFHIHGHLIGGQKMGWPPFPASPVKHG
- a CDS encoding anthrax toxin lethal factor-related metalloendopeptidase — translated: MKRTILNNLIAAAAIISTLFIANVEATAADFSPAASLKEAELVAKETYNFIAYKSPRNYGKKIAKENRLDRLNQINKEVSRLEATYAIELPRVNILHMTDTNRGFYNYTRDEIVFSTNKLEHTLRHEFAHVIDRRYNITNGEWRNLVQQMKEKGFSPSNYANTNLEEYWAEAFAYFTAPGYGTTVKRFPAELESFIHNVIVQLQSPAMVASN